DNA sequence from the Bradyrhizobium sp. CIAT3101 genome:
TGACCGCCGAGACGCCCGCATCACGCCGGAACAACCGCTGGCGCCCACCGAAGCCGACCTTGAGGCCTCGCACGCTGACGAGCGGCTCGCCGGCCTGTCGCGCTTTTGTCGTATCGCCGCGGCGCGGCAGGGCCTCGACCAGCCGCCTGGTATAGGCTTCTTGCGGCGAGAACAGGATCTGTCGCGTCGTCCCGGTCTCGACCATCTTGCCCTGGCGCAGCACCAGCGCGCGCTGCGCGTAGCGCGACACCAGGCCGAGATTGTGGGTGATCAGCATCACCGACGTGCCGTGGTCGCGGGCGAGCCCGACCATGAGATCGAGCACCTCGCGCTGCGTCAGCGTATCGAGCGCCGTGGTCGGCTCGTCCGCGATCAGCAGCTTTGGCTTCAACAGCATCACCGACGCCAGCATGATGCGCTGACGCATGCCACCGGAGAATTCATGCGGATAGGCATCGAAAGTCCGCTCGGGATCACGGATCTGTACGCGCGCGAGCATATCGAGGCAGCGGCTGCGGATCTCCCGCTTTCCCAGCCGTTCGTGCAGGCCAAGCCCCTCCGCCATTTGCGCACCGACGCTGATGGCGGGATTGAGCGAGACCATCGGCTCCTGGAACACCATGCCGACGACGGGACCGCGCAGTCCGCGCATTTGGCGCGCCGATGTGGTCGCAAGGTCGATGCCGTCGAGCACGATACGGCCGCCAGCCTTGCGAAGACCTGGTGGCAACAGCCCGAGCACGGCACGTGCAGCCGCCGTCTTGCCACTGCCGGATTCGCCGACGACGGCGAGGAATTCACTGCGATCGACGGTGAAGGAGACGTCGTCGACGATCGCGGCCTTGTTGGCCGACGCCTCGATGCGCAGATTCTCGACCGACAGCAGCGTCATCCGTGCGCCATCCTGGGATCGAGGCGATCACGCAAGGAATCGCCGAGCAGATTGATGCCGAGTAGCGTCAGCGCGATGCAGAGGCCCGGCGCGATCGAGAGCCAGGCCGCGGTTTCCATGAACGGACGGCTTGCCGCGAGCATGTTGCCCCAGGTCGGGGCCGGCGGCGGCACGCCGAGGCCCAGGAAGCTCAGTGCGCTCTCGGCCAGCAGCACCCAGCCGAACATGCTGGTCGCGAGCACCGCGACCGGCGCGATCGCGTTCGGCATCACGTGGCGGATCATCGAATAGACTTCCGAATTGCCGATGACGCGCGAGGCCTCGACATATTCCTTCTCGCGGATCGACAGCACGGTGCCGCGCATTACGCGGACCACCGACGGAATGTAGGCAAGACCGAGCGCGAGGATCAGGCCGGTCTTGTTGGCGCCGACGACGATCATGACGGCGAGCG
Encoded proteins:
- a CDS encoding ABC transporter ATP-binding protein, whose product is MTLLSVENLRIEASANKAAIVDDVSFTVDRSEFLAVVGESGSGKTAAARAVLGLLPPGLRKAGGRIVLDGIDLATTSARQMRGLRGPVVGMVFQEPMVSLNPAISVGAQMAEGLGLHERLGKREIRSRCLDMLARVQIRDPERTFDAYPHEFSGGMRQRIMLASVMLLKPKLLIADEPTTALDTLTQREVLDLMVGLARDHGTSVMLITHNLGLVSRYAQRALVLRQGKMVETGTTRQILFSPQEAYTRRLVEALPRRGDTTKARQAGEPLVSVRGLKVGFGGRQRLFRRDAGVSAVNGVDLDIGAGETVAVVGGSGSGKTTLGRAMLRLIPTSGGEIRFRGRDVTATIDRDFRLASQLVFQDPYSSLDPRMRVGEIVAEPLRHVAHLAADERDRRVEAMLDEVGLAGLGKRWPHELSGGQRQRIAIARAIVREPAFVVADEPVSALDMTIQAQVLKLFERLQLQYGFACLFISHDLAAVEQVADRVVVMQGGRIVEQGSRDDIFDRPQHDYTKALLAAAPVLDLREQRPCALRVERAQEGSSAPLL
- a CDS encoding ABC transporter permease, translating into MRVRANTAIGGVLMAFLLGAAITGAFWTPFDPLRINLRARLQAPSSLHWFGTDEFGRDVLSRVMVGAGASVVIAVLTVVLAVTLGMMIGCTAGYVRGWVDRIIMAVTDALLAFPGILLALAVMIVVGANKTGLILALGLAYIPSVVRVMRGTVLSIREKEYVEASRVIGNSEVYSMIRHVMPNAIAPVAVLATSMFGWVLLAESALSFLGLGVPPPAPTWGNMLAASRPFMETAAWLSIAPGLCIALTLLGINLLGDSLRDRLDPRMAHG